Below is a genomic region from Caretta caretta isolate rCarCar2 chromosome 18, rCarCar1.hap1, whole genome shotgun sequence.
GCAAATCTTTTGTCCTGCTTTTTGCAGCTCAGGAAGCCAGTGGTGGAGAAAATGCGCCGGGACCGGATTAACAGCAGCATTGAGCAGCTGAAACTCCTGCTGGAGAAGGAGTTCCAGAGACACCAACCCAACTCCAAGCTGGAGAAAGCTGACATTCTGGAGATGACTGTTAGCTACCTGAAACAGCAGAGCCAGCTGCAGATAAAGAGTGAGTATCAGACTTGGCTTCACTCCTGGCTGTGTGCAAAGCAGTGATGTGCTGTATGAAGCTCCAGAGAGTGACATGAAGAATGAGTCTAAATCATGatctcttttctcctcccctttctctttctttctgtagCTGCAGGATCCATCCAAAAAAACTCTCAGTTCGACTTCAAGGAAGGCTACTCCAGGTGCCTGCAGGAGGCTTTTCATTTCCTGTCTCTCCATAAAATCCAAACAGAAACACAGAGCAAGCTCTTGAGTCATTTCCAGAAGAGCCAGTCGGCTGCGCCAGAGATCATCTGCTCCCCTTCCACCCAGAACACCCCAAAGCGAGCATCCCTGAAGAACGTCAATGCTCTCTGGAGACCCTGGTAgactgcaggaggagggggcaggaaacaCTTGCTCTATGGACCTTTGTCTTTTATATTCCAGAGGATGGGTGTGACTGCATCTGATAGTCACACCCTGATCCTCTCTATGTAGGGAatattatttcccattttatttaTGTGTGGAAAGAATGGGATACTTTTGATTCTTCAGTTTCATGTGGGATCCTCTGGAAAAGGTTCAGGTATTCTGTTGAGTGGTATTTAAGCTGTGCAGACACTGGTGATAGCAATGTACACCAGGGCACCCAGTTTAGGGGTGCGTGTCTTCATAATGAAGGAGGTTTTTGTAGGTGGCTAAATGTTATCAGTGTTACAGTTGTGTTAAGATTGTAACAGATAGCGGTCTCTGTAGGAGAGAATGCTCTAATTTTGCTTGTAAAAGCTTTCCGCTTTGCTCCCGCTTTCCTAGCAACCTTTGCTCACTCTTAATTTAGGACGAATTTAGTACCTCACTGTTGGTGGACGGTTTTACAAGTTCTGTTGCCCTCTGTTTGCTTGCAGCGCTTGCATGGCAGCAAAGATAGATTCCTAGCTTCTGTTCACCCATCACACTTTAGGGCTAGCAAGAGGTCACTAGATAAAACTATGTGGAATATTTCTACCattttgctgctttttctgtttaggaaa
It encodes:
- the LOC125624201 gene encoding transcription factor HES-5 — its product is MAPSTVFMEHNNLLTPKEKNKLRKPVVEKMRRDRINSSIEQLKLLLEKEFQRHQPNSKLEKADILEMTVSYLKQQSQLQIKTAGSIQKNSQFDFKEGYSRCLQEAFHFLSLHKIQTETQSKLLSHFQKSQSAAPEIICSPSTQNTPKRASLKNVNALWRPW